Proteins found in one Parasteatoda tepidariorum isolate YZ-2023 chromosome 7, CAS_Ptep_4.0, whole genome shotgun sequence genomic segment:
- the LOC107453812 gene encoding tRNA wybutosine-synthesizing protein 2 homolog, giving the protein MAKKYAKRKRCSSPKEILHLRLGELLLESIGCEIPNDIPSKWEKHGDLVLLPAYSFRSELWSSFGNKLWMIVADTLKCNRVARKNSICNDNYRSPRVEFLLGSDSWVVHTDNKIKYAYDVKHCMFSAGNISEKLRIAQLSCEGETIVDMYAGIGYFTLPFLVHAKAPKVHACEWNPHAVEALSKNLILNGVKNKCVIHYGDNREVCPEKVADRVNLGLIPSSENGWKTACRALKPSRGILHIHGNVTSSIKTESCSRADNDHCESSLKREWIVWSENVRSTIDSILYELYGEKWNVSVQNVVRIKSYAPHIDHLVVDLICIFNKNFVKI; this is encoded by the exons atgGCAAAGAAATATGCGAAGCGTAAGCGTTGCTCTAgtccaaaagaaattttacatctGAGATTAGGTGAGCTACTGCTTGAAAGTATTGGTTGCGAAATTCCGAATGATATTCCATCTAAATGGGAAAAGCATGGGGATCTAGTGTTATTGCCAGCTTACAGTTTTCGATCTGAATTATGGTCTTCTTTTG gtAATAAGTTGTGGATGATAGTTGctgatactttaaaatgtaacagAGTCGCCAGAAAGAACTCAATTTGTAATGATAATTACAGAAGCCCTCGTGTTGAGTTTTTATTAGGTTCTGATTCATGGGTTGTACAtactgataataaaattaa GTATGCTTATGATGTTAAACATTGTATGTTTAGTGCTGGTaatatatcagaaaaattaagaatagcTCAGCTTTCTTGCGAAGGAGAAACAATTGTTGATATGTATGCTG GAATAGGTTATTTTACTCTTCCTTTCCTTGTGCATGCCAAAGCACCTAAAGTGCATGCTTGTGAGTGGAATCCTCATGCTGTGGAAGCTCTatctaaaaacttaattttgaatggggttaaaaataaatgtgttattcATTATGGAGATAATAgagaa gtGTGCCCTGAAAAAGTTGCAGATCGCGTGAATCTAGGACTTATACCGTCTTCAGAAAATGGGTGGAAAACTGCTTGCAGAGCCTTAAAACCAAGCAGAGGAATTTTGCATATTCATGGAAACGTGACTTCAAGCATAAAGACTGAATCTTGTTCACGCGCTGATAATGACCATTGTGAATCTTCTTTGAAAAGAGAATGGATTGTATGGTCTGAAAATGTGCGGTCAACTATTGATTCTATTTTATATGAACTCTATGGGGAAAAATGGAATGTGAGTGTTCAAAATGTTGTTAGAATAAAGTCATATGCACCTCATATTGATCATTTAGTTGTTGAtcttatatgtatatttaataaaaattttgttaaaatctaa